TGGTGGAAAAATGTATATAGAAATCCAACCAAAACCTAAAATCAAATTCCTGTTAAAAATAGCCGAAGAATTTAAAGAATTTGAAATAGGAATTTGTGATATTGAAAAAATGCCACCTTATGAAAGATTACTTTTAAATGTAATTAATAAAGATTTAAGTTCATTTAATGAAAAAGATGAGCTAGAGAGTGCTTGGAAATGGGTGCAAGATGTAATTGATAATGATGATTTTACAATGCATAAATACAAAGCCTACACAAATGAAATTATTTTTAAGGACTAAGATGAGATTATTTACATTCAATGACAAAAACATAAGCGAAATCGCTTTATATAAAGAATTAGTATTTTCATTAAATGAATGTATTAATAGTAAAGGTAGCGTAAATTTTTATGTATCAGGTGGTAAAAGTCCTAAAGATTTATTTATTAAATTAAGTAAAGAAAAGCTTGACTGGACTAAAGTAAATGTATTTTTAGTAGATGAAAGGATTTTACCTACAAATCACGAAGATAGTAATACAAATCTAGTAAAGCAAAATCTATTACAAAATGATGCTAGTAAGGCTAATTTAATTACTTGTATTAAAGATGAATTAATTAATGATTATGAGGCTTTAAAAAACCACGCTAATAATATTTATCAAACTCCTGATATTTTGATTTTAGGTATGGGAGCTGATGCTCATACTGCATCAATCTTTCCAACAGCTTCTAATTTAGATGAATTATTAAGTGATGAAAACCAAGCTTATCACATAGTAAAAACTCCTAATTACGATAGAATTAGCCTTAGTTTAGAAAGCATATTAAAAGCTAAAAGAATATTTTTAAATATCAGTGGAGATGAGAAATATCAAGTATTTTTATTAGCTTGTAAAGAAAAAAATAAAAAATATCCAATAAGTTATGTAATTAATTCAAAAGGAAATTTAGATGTCTATTACGCAAAATGAATATCCAAGATTATTAGCAGATATTGGTGGAACTAATGCTAGATTTGCATTAGAATTTAAATCAGGAAATATAGATAAAATAGAAGTCTTACAATGCAAAGACTACGATACTATAATAGATGCTGTAAGAGCATATTTAAAAGATAAAAATGTAAATGTAAAACACGCTGCTTTTGCAATGGCAAATCCTGTTACAAGTGATTTTATACAAATGACTAATAATCATTGGGCTTTTTCAATCAATACCACAAGACTTGCATTAGGATTTGATACTTTATTAATTCTAAATGATTTTACCGCTCAAGCACTTGCTATTACAAAATTAAATAGTGATGAATTAGTTCAAATTGGTGGAAGAGAAGCTGAAGAAAATTGCGTAAAAGCTGTTTTAGGGCCTGGCACAGGACTTGGAGTTAGTGGATTAATCCCTAGTAAAAATGGCTATATTGCACTATCAGGTGAAGGCGGACATGTTAGCTTTGCACCTTTTGATGAGATTGAATCAATGATTTGGCATTATGCAAAAAACAAATTCGGGCATGTATCGGCTGAAAGATTGCTTAGCGGAATGGGACTTGAGCTAATATATGAAGCTTTAGCACATAAAGAAGGTATAAATGATACTTTAGACGCTAGTAAAATTAGCGAACTAGCATTAAGCGAAAAATCAGCTTTATGTAGATTAAGTCTTGATATATTTTGTGCAATGCTAGGAACAATTGCTTCAAATCTAGCATTAACTCTAGGTGCTAGGGGTGGTGTTTATATTTGTGGTGGGATAATTCCTAAAATATTAGAGTATTTTAAACACTCATCATTTAGAGCAAGATTTGAGAATAAAGGTAGATTTGATAGTTATTTAGCAGCAATTCCTGTATTTGTGGTTTTATCAAAATTTCCAGGTATAAACGGCGCTAGTGTGGCACTGCAAAATCATTTAAAGGATAAATAATGTTAAGCAAATTAAAAAGCTATGAAAAATTATGGTCTTTATACAACAAATCAAAAGATACTCATATGAAAGATTTATTCGCTAATGATAATAATAGAGCGAATAAATACTTTTTAGAAGTTGGTGGGATTAAGGTTGATTATTCTAAAAATAGAATAGATGAAGAGATTTTAAGCAATCTTATTAATCTTGCAAAAGAAGCTAATTTAGAACAAAACATTAAAGATATGTTTAGTGGTAAAAAGATTAATACCACAGAAAATAGAGCAGCTTTACATATTGCTCTTAGAAATCGTATAAATACACCTATTTATGTAGATAATGAAAACATAATGGATGATGTAAATGCAGTGCTTAACAAAATGGAGAAATTCTCTCACGCAATAAGATCAGGCGAGTGGCTAGGCTATACAAATCAAGTAATAACTGATATTGTAAATATAGGAATTGGTGGCTCTGATTTAGGACCATTGATGGCTTGTGATGCTTTGAAAAAATACGCACACCCAAGACTAAAAATGCACTTTGTATCAAATGTAGATGGCTCAAAATTACAAAATGTATTAGATAGCGTTCATCCAGAAACTACACTTTTTATAATAGCGTCAAAAACATTCGTAACTCAAGAAACCCTAACAAATGCCTTAACTGCTAGAGAGTGGTTTTTAAATCACGCAGTTAATAAACGCTTTGTAGCTAAACATTTCGTAGCAGTTTCAACTAATAAAAAGGCTGTTGAAGAATTTGGAATAGATAGTAATAATATGTTTGAGTTTTGGAACTGGGTCGGTGGGCGTTATAGTTTGTGGTCTGCAATTGGTCTTCCTATTATGATTTATTTAGGAAAAGAACATTTTTGGCAAATGCTAGAAGGCGCGTATTTAATGGATTCACATTTTAGCTCGGCTGAATATTCTAAAAACTTGCCTGTGATTTTGGCTTTAATAGGTATTTGGTATATTAATTTTTATGGTGGTGGCTCACATATAATCGCACCTTATGATGAATATTTAAAGCATTTTCCAAGATTTATTCAACAACTTGATATGGAAAGTAATGGAAAACAAGTTAGTAAAAATGGGGAATTAATTAATTACGAAACTTCTCCAATCATTTGGGGTGAAACAGGAATTAACGCTCAACACGCATTTTTTCAACTACTTCATCAAGGAACTCATATAAGTCCGATTGATTTAATAGTAAGTCTTGAAAAACCACACGATATGCCAGAACACCACGAAATTTTAATTAGCAATGTATTCGCTCAAGCTGAAGCCTTTATGAAAGGCAAAAACAAGGATGAAGTAAGAGCTGAACTTAGTAAAAGTAATTTAAGTGAAAGTGAGATAGAAAAGCTAATCCCACATAAAGAATTTTCGGGAAATCGCCCTAGCAATACGATTTTATTAGAAAGAATAAGCCCTAGAAATCTAGGTAGCCTAATTGCATTATATGAGCATAAAATATTCGTTCAAGGTGTGATTTGGGGGATAAATAGTTTTGACCAATTTGGCGTTGAATTAGGCAAAACTTTGGCTAAAACAATACTTGAAGAGCTAAGAAGTGATGTGAGTTACGAGCACGATAGCTCAACTACAAATCTAATAAAATTATATAAAGAGTTTAATAAAAAATAATTTTAGGAATTTCTTTATGAAATTCCTATTTTAAATTCCACGAAAAAAGGAGAGAAAATGGAACTTTTACATAAGGACTGCAAAAGTAAATTAGATATATTAAAAGAGCATTTTGCTGAATGTTTTGATAAAGATGGAAAATTTAATTTAGAAAAATTCCAAAGCGAAATAGCTGCTAACGGGGGGGGGGATTTTACAAATGAGAGTTATAGTTTAAATTTTTTAGGCAAAAAACACGCAAAATATCTAGCAAATCTAAAACCATCAAGCTACCTTAAACAAAACGGCACATTTAATGAAAATCTAAAACAAAATCTACTCATAAAAGGCGATAATTTAGAAGTCTTAAAACACTTACAAAATAGCTATTATAAAAAAATCAAAATGATTTATATAGACCCACCTTATAATACCGCTAATAAGGATTTTGTCTATAATGATACTAGAGCTTATAAGCTAGATGATTTAATAAACGCTGGAATGAGTGAAGATGAAGCTAAAAGAGTGCTAGAGTTTAGCACTAAAAAATCAAGCTCACATTCAGCGTGGCTTACCTTTATGTATCCAAGGCTATTTTTAGCTAGAAAGCTTTTAAAAGATGATGGAGTGATATTTATCTCAATTGATGATAATGAAGCAGCTCAATTAAAGCTCTTGTGTGATGAGATTTTTGGTGAAGAGAATTTCGTAGCTGATTTTATTTGGAATAACAAATACACAACTTCTAATGATACAGATATGTCTTATCAACACGAACATATTTTTTGCTATTTTAAGAATAGGATTAATAATAAATTAAATTTATTACCAAGAAGCGAGAAACAAAATTCTGCATATAAAAATAGAGATAATGATCCTAAAGGTGCTTGGAAACCAACACCAATTCATGCAAGAAGTGGAAGTGAGCTGGGTAAATATAGTATAACTTTTCCAAATGGAATAACTTGGCAAGCTCCGATAGGTAGATACCCTAGATATTCTAAAGATAAGTTATTACAGCTATTTTATGATAACGAACTGTATTTTAATTCAAAAGGTGGAATAGATAAAAAAACTTATATTACTGAAGTTAGACAAGGAATTTCTTGTGGTAGTGTGTGGAGTTATGATGAAGTGGGGCATACACATAGCAATAATGAAGAATTATCTTCTTTGCTTGGTAAAGGTATTTTTAACGATCCAAAAGGAACTAAATTATTAAAAAGAATATTACAAATTTCAACCGATAAAGATGATATTGTCCTAGATTTTTTTGCAGGAAGTGGGACAACAGGGCACGCTATTATGCAATTAAATGCCGAAGATAGTGGAAATAGAAAGTTTATTTTAGTTCAACTTGATGAGCCAATAGATGAGAAAAAGAGTAAAATTGCTTATGATTTTGTAAAAAATGAGCTTAATTGCAAGCCAACAATTTATGCAATTACCAAAGAAAGATTAATAAGAGCTGCGAAAAAAATCAAGCAAGATTATCCAAACGCTACTAATTTAGACTTTAGTGAATTTAAGATAGTATATAAAGATGAATTAGAACTAGAAAAAATAGAAAAACTAGATTTAAGCTTAGGCGATAATCTTTTTGCACCATTTAATAACGATAAAACAAATGAAATTCTAACTAGCTATAAATTAGCCGATGGTATAGCTTTAGATATGGAATTTAAAATAATAAATATAAACGATTATAAGGCTTATTATTGTAATAAATTGCTTTACTTAGTTTTCCCACATTTTAAAAGCGAAAATATCAAAACCCTAATGCAAAAATTACAAGATAATGAGCTAATTTGTGAAAGAGTTATTTTATACAATACTAGTTTTACGAGTAGCGAACATAAGAGTTTAAAAGAAGCTTTAATTAAATTAGGCATTAAATTACAAGTGAGATTTTAAGATGGGTAGCTTTAATTATACTAATGATTTAGAATATCAAAATATAGCTATTCAAAGTGTTTTAAAAATATTTTCAAGTAATGATATAAAGGCAAATGTTAAAGAAATTCAAGAGTTTAATGGCATAAAAAATCAAAACTTTATAAATGATAACACTTATGATATTTGTATGCAAACAGGCACAGGTAAAACCTACACTTACACAAAAACTATGTTTATGCTAAATGAAGCTTATGGATATGATAGCTTTATAGTGCTTGTGCCAACTTTAGCTATTAAATCAGGGACTAAAAGTTTTTTTGAGCTATCACGCCAACATTTTATAGATGAGTTTAAAAAAAGCTTAAGTTTTTACGAAGTAAAAAGCGAAAAATCAAGTAAAAAAGAGCAAATGCCACAAAGCATAAAAGATTTTTGCAATCACGATGATAAAGCTTCTATAAGAGTGCTTTTAATAAATGCAGGGATGCTCAATTCAGATACTTTTAAAAAAGAATTTGAAAGCAATCTTTTTGATAAATTTTTTAGCATATTTCCCGCATTAGCAGATACTAAAAGTATTTTAATCGTTGATGAGCCACATAAATTTGATAAAGCAAGTAAAACTTGGGAGAATGTTTTAAAACTAAAACCACAATTTATATTAAGATATGGAGCGACTTTTAAAGAAAACTCAAACCTACTTTATAATCTAACCCCACTTAAAGCCTTTAATGATAATTTGGTTAAAGGTGTAAAAACTTTCGTGCAAGAATTTGAAATAGGAAATAAAGCTTATATTAAACTTCAAGATATAGTAGATAATGAAGCTATTTTTTGTGATGATAAAAAGCGTGAGTTTAGACTTAGCAAGGGGCAAAATTTCGCTTGTTTTTATGATTTTTTAGATATTTTCGTGCAAGATTTAAGTAAGCAAAAAGTACTTTTATCAAATGGCGTAGAGCTAATTAAAGATAAAAAATTTAATCCTTTTAGCTTTAATGATGATTTAGCTAAGCAAATGATAAATGCTTGTTTAGATGAGCATTTTAAGTTAGAGCGAGAGTTTTTAAATCAAAAGATAAAATTAAAGCCTTTAAGCTTATTTTTTATAGATGATATAAATTCTTATCGTGGAGAAAACGCAAGGCTAAAAGAATATTTTGAAAAGGCATTAAAAAGCAAACTAGAAGAAGAATTAAAGCTTGGCACAGGATTTTATAAAGAATATTTACAAAAATCTTTAAACGATATTAGCCTTACTCACGGCGGTTATTTTTCAAAAGATAATAGCGATAAAGATGATAAAATAGAGCAAGAAATAAATGAGATTTTGCACGATAAAATGAGCCTACTTAGTCTTAATAATACTAGAAGATTTATATTTTCAAAATGGACACTTAAAGAAGGTTGGGATAATCCAAATGTATTTAATATTTGCAAACTTAGAAGTAGCGGAAGTGAGATAAGTAAGCTTCAAGAAGTTGGGCGTGGGCTTAGGCTTCCTGTTGATGAATACGGCAATAGAATTACTAATAAAGAATATTATTTAAATTATTTCGTAGATGCTAGTGAGAGTGATTTTACTCAAAAACTTATAAATGAAATTAAGATATGTGATGAGTGTTTTGATATAAAAATAGATGATTTATTAGATGAGAAAATTTATAAAATAATTTTAAGTGAATATGATTTAGATGAAGATTTGATTTATGATGAGCTTTTAGAATGCGGTGTTATAAACAAGCGAAGTAAGATAATAAATGTAGATATTTTAAAAGCAAAATATCCAAAAGCATTTAGCAAAAATAACATTAAAAAAGGCAAGATTAAAAACTCTAATGAATTAGAAAATAAAGTAAAAATCAAAACTAATTTATATCCACAAATCAAGGCTTTATGGGAAGAAATAAACAAAAAAGTATTTTTAAAATACGATGCCATTGAAAATGTGTTTTTAGCTAATTTTAAAGAGTTTTTAAAAGAATTTAAAGCAAAAGATAATTCAAGTTATATAAAAATTACACAATTAAGCGTAAATAATAATCAATTAAAAAGCCAAAAAGATATTTTAAATAATAAAATAAATATAAAAACTCTAAATTATGGAGAGTTTTTGCTAGGACTTAGCACAAAATTAGGTCTTAATCTAAACACTTTACATAAAGCCTTTTATGAGTTAATGAAAGATGGTTTATTTAACATAAATGATTATTTAAATGAGCCTAGTTTGAATGCTATTTGTAAGGAATTTAATTTTTATCTTTTAAGTAATTCTAATAGGCTTTTTAGCATATCTTACGAAGAGTTTTCACACCACATTCATCCTACCAAAATCACTAATGAAAAAGGTGAAATATTAAATGAAATAAATGCTAGTGATATAGGTGTTTTAGGTGGAGATGAATTAGCAAATAATACCTTTTTATACGAGCAGATTTTTTATGATAGTAAAATTGAGCAAGAGATAATAAAAGAAGATATAAAAAGCATACAAGTCTTTATGAAAATACCTAAAAACTCATTAAAAATCCCTGTAGTAGGTGGATTTAGTTATTCACCTGATTTTGCTTATGTATTAAAAGATGATAAAGAAAATATCCATTATTTTGTGCTTGAAAGTAAAGGCGTAGATAGTAAAATCAATCTAAGAAGTGATGAAAATGCGAAAATTACTAACGCAGAAAGTCTTTTTAAAGGTATAAATATTACCTTTGAAAAACAATTTAATAATGATAAATTGGAAACAATCATAAAAAATATAATCAATAAAAAATAATTAATCTAATTTAAATTCCTTAAAGGATTTAAATTAGAATACAAGATTATATTAAAAATATGGAGTGTTAAATACTTTCTTTTATTAAAGAATTAATAAAAAATCTTTATTTGTTGGTTTGAGTTTAGCGTTTTTTATCATTGCTATTTTCGTTTTTTTAATGCTTGTTCAGTATTCATACGATATCTATAGTAAATACTTTAGTTCAACTTATGATAAATTTCTTAAAACCAAAAAAGAGCTTTGCTCTCTTGAAAGGCAATTAGAAGTAGAAGGCTATTTATTATTTTGGGATTTTAAAAATGAGTATACAAATTATAAATATGATTATTCTAAAAGCGAATATAAATGTAATTTAGAAAAAGAAGAAAAATATAAAAGAGCAATTGTAAATTATTTTAAATTAAGTAATGCAAAAATATATGAAGTGCAAAATTATAATAGCATTGATGAAGTTAAATCTCTTAAAACTCTAGATAGTTTAGAATTAAAAGAAGTTAATGAATTTAACAATAATCTAGTATTTTTTGAAAAAAGATTTTTTGATAAAAATTCATTTCAATTTATAGATGGATATAAAATGTATGTAATTTTATATAACTCATATACTAAGGAAAAAGAAGAGAGAGAATATTATATAGATGGGTGTGGTTATGTAACCCCAAAATATAAAATAAAATACAATTAAGAAGATATAATGGCAGTAAAACTACAAATAATGTTTAATTATTTATAGTTTTACAAGAATTTAAATCAATAGGATTAAATAAGTTCCATTGTTTGTTTTACTATTGATAATTCTTCGTTAGTTGGAATAACTAAAATTGGGTATTTTGAATCAGCTTTTGCTATATTTCTAGCTACTTTTTCACGCTTAGCATTTTTTTCTTCATCAATGCTAAAGCCAAGATGTGCAAGTTGCTTACAAACCGCAGCTCTCATTAAATCATCATTTTCACCAATACCTGCTGTAAAAATTAGAGCCTTAGCAGGAGTTACTGCAAGGTATGAGCCTATGTATTTTGCAATTCTATAGCAAAACATATCAAATGCTAATTTTGCTTTTTTATCACCATTTTGCATTTTTTCTTCAATTTCACGCATATCATTTGCACCACAAATTCCTAATAAACCACTTTGTTTATTGCAAATTTTATCAAGTTCAGCAATGCTTAAACATTTATTATATGCTAAATAAAATAAAGCTCCAGCATCAATATCCCCACATCTAGTTCCCATCATTAATCCTTCAAGTGGAGTAAGACCCATTGAAGTATCAACGCATTTACCATCTTTAATAGCACTAATACTTGCACCATTTCCTAAGTGAGCTGTAATTGCATCTATGTTTTTAATACCTAAGAATTTTTCTGCTTCACGAGTTACAAATTCATGAGATGTTCCATGAAAGCCGTATCTTCTAACGCCATCTTCTTCATAATATTTATTAGCTATTGCATAGCGATATGCGATTTCTGGCATTGTTTGATGAAATGCTGTATCAAATACTGCTATATTTTTAACACTTGGAGCAAGATTTATAATTGTTTTAATTCCTGAAATATTTGCAGGATTATGTAAAGGTGCTAATTTTACTAATTCATCTAAAGCTTTTAAACATTTATCATCAACTAATGTTGCTTTAATAAATTTATCTCCACCATGCACCACACGATGACCTACTGCTGCTAATTCATTAAAATCAGTTAAAAGTCCGCTTTTAGCAAATAAATCACGAACTACTTTTAAGCCATCTTCGTGATTATTTATGCCACCTAAATGCTCTAATTCTTTGCCATCAAATTTAATTTTTGCTCTTGAATTACTTTCTCCAATTTGCTCAACCAAACCACTCGCAACACTATCTTCATTAAAAAATAATTGGAATTTCAGTGAGCTTGAACCTGCATTTAAAACTAATATTTTTTTCATAATTTTTCCTTTTTTATAATTTATTGTGCTTGAATTGCACTAATTAAGCATGTATTTACAATATCTTCAACCAAACAACCCCTACTTAAATCATTAATAGGTTTGTTTAAACCTTGCAAAACAGGACCAACCGCAATAGCCCCTGCACTTCTTTGCACTGCTTTATAAGCTATATTTCCTGCATTTAAATCAGGGAATACAAATACATTTGCCTTTCCTGCTACTTTGCTATCAGGCATTTTTTTACTTGCTGTTGCAATATCTACTGCTGCGTCAAATTGTATAGGACCATCATAATTTAATCCCTCATAAGATTTTGCTAATTCGCACGCTTGTTTTACTAAATCAACGCTTACTCCACTACCGCTATTTGCAGTTGAATAAGATAGCATTGCAACTCTTGGCTCAAAACCAAAAGCCTTATAAGTAGCCGCACTAACACTTGCAATTTCGGCTAGATTTTCAGGAGTTGGATTAGGATTTACCGCACAATCAGCAAAATACCAAACCTTATCACTTAAGCACATAAAAAATCCACCACTTACACTCTTAACACCTGGTTTAGTTTTAACTATTTGAAGAGCTGGGCGAATTGTATCAGCAGTTGAACATGCAGCCCCACTAACCATAGCATCAGCGTAGCCTAAATGCACTAATAAAGTTCCAAAATAATTTCTATCTTTTATAAGTTCTTTTGCTTGCTCAAGGCTCATTCCCTTTGATTTTCTAGCTTCATAAAGTGCATTTGCACATTCATCATCTAATGATGAATTACCTGGATTATAAGTCTTAACATCATCTAAATCTATACCTAAATCACTAGCTTTTTGTGCTATTTCTTTATTGTTTCCTAAGATAATTAATTTAACAGCTTTACCTTCTAATAAAATACTAGCAGCCTTTAAAATACGCTCGTCATTTCCTTCTGGTAAAACTATGGTTTTAACATTTTCTTTAGCCTTGCTCTCTAGCATAACTTCAAATGCCATTGGGCTTATATAATCAGGTTTTTTAAGATTTAATAACTCATCTAAGCTTGTATTTTCATTATATAAACTTGCGTATTTATGATGAATTTTAGCAAACTCAAATTTGGTTAAATCATTATCAATTACATAATTTAAATTAAGCTCTTTACTTAGTTTTAAATTTATCCAAAAAGTATCAAGACCACCAAAAACTCCAAAACTAGCAACTAATACAAAATCATATTTAGCTTTTAATTCATTAACTTTAATGATTATATTTTTATAAAAAGTATTTTCATTTTTCAAATACTCTTTAACGCCTGTTGCACTATCATATAAGTATTCAGTTTTTATATTATGCTCTTTTGATAATTTATTTAAACCACACACCCCGTCTTCACAAGCAAGTGCTTGGAAAACAACAATATTTGAATATTTTTTTGATAATTTTATAGCAAGATTATCTAAACTTTCCCTGCTTTGTTTTTGAAAGTAAATCGCATTCATTGCTACTCCTTCATTGATTAAATTTCGCTAGAGTATATGCCTAAAATATTAATAAATAAGGAAGAAAATATGAAAAAAAGTTACATAAAATATTTTGTTTTCTCTTTGTTAATTTCAGGTTGTGGTTTGGCTGATCCGCAAATGGATATGAAAGCTCCAACATATGTAGAGCAAATTGAACCTAAGGCTGATAATAATTTAGGAAGTCCAGGCTCACTTTTTGGAAAAGGCTCTAATCCACTTTTTAGCGATAATAAAGCTATGAATGTAAATGATATAGTTACGATAATTATTAAAGAAGACACAAGCCAAAGTAGCAAAGCTAGTAAAAGCACGAATAAATCTTCTAATGCTAATTTAAATTCCGGAGTTTTTGCAGGATTATTATCAAGTCTTAATAAATCAGCAGATATTGGCTTTCAAACAAAAAATAATTCAGACTTTAGTGGTAGCGGTCAAGCTAGTAGAAATGAAAAATTTCAAACAACAATTAGTGCTAGAGTAATAAAGGTATTGGCTAATGGAAATTATTTTATTGAAGGAAAAAGACAATTATTAATAAACGGAGAAAAACAAATCGTTCAAATCTCTGGAGTAATTAGACCTTATGATATAACAGGTCAAAACACAATTGAGAGCAAATACATAGCAGACGCTAAAATACTTTATTCAACTCAAGGCGAAATTGATAAAGCTACTAAAAAACCTTGGGGAACAAAAGCAGTTGAAACTATTTGGCCTTTTTAACCTTGATTTAAGGTTAAAAAGACTTTATTTCTTATCATCTTCGTTGATTTTTAATAATAATTTATAAGCCTTATATACATTTGAAATTGCAGCTGCTATTCCAAACGCAAGTCCTACGAAAAATAAAGGCTTATAAATCTTAGCTAGTAAAAGCCCTAAGCCAACGCCAATTAGCACTGCAACTACAATGCTAATACCTAAGCTTAGATGATTTGCAGCATCTATTACACTTTTTACTTTTTTAGCTCTTTTATTTTCTTCGTTATGCACGAATAGCCTTTTTGAACGCATTTATAAATATTTCAAGCTCTTTATCTTCAAACTTAGAGCAAATAAATGCAGTTTCATAGGTTGATGGTGCAAGATTTACTCCATTTTCTAGCATAATTTTATGAAATCTTGAAAACTTAGCTGTATCACTTGTCTTAGCGTCATCGTAATTTAATGGGTATTTTTCATTAAAGAAAAATCCTAACATTGAACCTATATTTTTAGCTACAAAAGGCACTCCTGCACTTTTACTCTCATCTAGCATAGCATTAATTGCATTTTTTGCCCATTTATCACATTTTTTATAAATATCATCGTTTAATTGCTCAAGATTTGCAATACCTGCTGCCATTGCAAGTGGATTTCCGCTTAGCGTTCCTGCTTGATATACTCCGCCTAGTGGGCTTAGAAGTTGCATAATTTCTTTTTTTGCAGCATAAGCTCCAACAGGAAGTCCCCCACCAATAACCTTACCAAAACAAACCATATCAGGCACAACTTTATAAATCTCTAAAGCCCCACCTAAAGCAGCTCTAAAACCACTCATAACTTCATCAAAAATCAAAACGATTTTTAATTCATCACAAAGCTTTCTAAGGTCTTCTAAAAACTCTTTTTTAGCAGGGACAAAACCCATATTTCCTGCAATTGGTTCAATAATAATCACACCTATTTCACTACCATTACTCTTTGCTATAGCAATTTGCTCTTTTACGCTTTCTATATCATTGTATTTAGCTGTATAAGTATCTTTTACAGCGTTTTTACTAACTCCACTTGAGCTTGGAGTATTAAAAGTAGCCAAGCCACTTCCTGCATTTACTAAAAGCATATCAGCGTGTCCGTGATAACAACCATCAAATTTAATAAGCCCATCACGATTAGAATAAGCTCTTGCTAAGCGAATTGCACTCATAGTAGCTTCTGTCCCACTATTTACAAATCTAATTTGCTCTATCGCAGGATACAATGATATAACTTTTTGTGCTAATTTGCTTTCAGCTAATGTAGGAGCACCATAACTTGTGCCATCTTTTGCTGCATTAATAATAGCATTTGTTACATTTATATCAGCGTGTCCTAAAATGCAAGGCCCATAGCTTTGAAC
This is a stretch of genomic DNA from Campylobacter sp. RM12651. It encodes these proteins:
- a CDS encoding type III restriction-modification system endonuclease; protein product: MGSFNYTNDLEYQNIAIQSVLKIFSSNDIKANVKEIQEFNGIKNQNFINDNTYDICMQTGTGKTYTYTKTMFMLNEAYGYDSFIVLVPTLAIKSGTKSFFELSRQHFIDEFKKSLSFYEVKSEKSSKKEQMPQSIKDFCNHDDKASIRVLLINAGMLNSDTFKKEFESNLFDKFFSIFPALADTKSILIVDEPHKFDKASKTWENVLKLKPQFILRYGATFKENSNLLYNLTPLKAFNDNLVKGVKTFVQEFEIGNKAYIKLQDIVDNEAIFCDDKKREFRLSKGQNFACFYDFLDIFVQDLSKQKVLLSNGVELIKDKKFNPFSFNDDLAKQMINACLDEHFKLEREFLNQKIKLKPLSLFFIDDINSYRGENARLKEYFEKALKSKLEEELKLGTGFYKEYLQKSLNDISLTHGGYFSKDNSDKDDKIEQEINEILHDKMSLLSLNNTRRFIFSKWTLKEGWDNPNVFNICKLRSSGSEISKLQEVGRGLRLPVDEYGNRITNKEYYLNYFVDASESDFTQKLINEIKICDECFDIKIDDLLDEKIYKIILSEYDLDEDLIYDELLECGVINKRSKIINVDILKAKYPKAFSKNNIKKGKIKNSNELENKVKIKTNLYPQIKALWEEINKKVFLKYDAIENVFLANFKEFLKEFKAKDNSSYIKITQLSVNNNQLKSQKDILNNKINIKTLNYGEFLLGLSTKLGLNLNTLHKAFYELMKDGLFNINDYLNEPSLNAICKEFNFYLLSNSNRLFSISYEEFSHHIHPTKITNEKGEILNEINASDIGVLGGDELANNTFLYEQIFYDSKIEQEIIKEDIKSIQVFMKIPKNSLKIPVVGGFSYSPDFAYVLKDDKENIHYFVLESKGVDSKINLRSDENAKITNAESLFKGINITFEKQFNNDKLETIIKNIINKK
- a CDS encoding acetate kinase is translated as MKKILVLNAGSSSLKFQLFFNEDSVASGLVEQIGESNSRAKIKFDGKELEHLGGINNHEDGLKVVRDLFAKSGLLTDFNELAAVGHRVVHGGDKFIKATLVDDKCLKALDELVKLAPLHNPANISGIKTIINLAPSVKNIAVFDTAFHQTMPEIAYRYAIANKYYEEDGVRRYGFHGTSHEFVTREAEKFLGIKNIDAITAHLGNGASISAIKDGKCVDTSMGLTPLEGLMMGTRCGDIDAGALFYLAYNKCLSIAELDKICNKQSGLLGICGANDMREIEEKMQNGDKKAKLAFDMFCYRIAKYIGSYLAVTPAKALIFTAGIGENDDLMRAAVCKQLAHLGFSIDEEKNAKREKVARNIAKADSKYPILVIPTNEELSIVKQTMELI
- the pta gene encoding phosphate acetyltransferase yields the protein MNAIYFQKQSRESLDNLAIKLSKKYSNIVVFQALACEDGVCGLNKLSKEHNIKTEYLYDSATGVKEYLKNENTFYKNIIIKVNELKAKYDFVLVASFGVFGGLDTFWINLKLSKELNLNYVIDNDLTKFEFAKIHHKYASLYNENTSLDELLNLKKPDYISPMAFEVMLESKAKENVKTIVLPEGNDERILKAASILLEGKAVKLIILGNNKEIAQKASDLGIDLDDVKTYNPGNSSLDDECANALYEARKSKGMSLEQAKELIKDRNYFGTLLVHLGYADAMVSGAACSTADTIRPALQIVKTKPGVKSVSGGFFMCLSDKVWYFADCAVNPNPTPENLAEIASVSAATYKAFGFEPRVAMLSYSTANSGSGVSVDLVKQACELAKSYEGLNYDGPIQFDAAVDIATASKKMPDSKVAGKANVFVFPDLNAGNIAYKAVQRSAGAIAVGPVLQGLNKPINDLSRGCLVEDIVNTCLISAIQAQ
- the flgH gene encoding flagellar basal body L-ring protein FlgH, which translates into the protein MKKSYIKYFVFSLLISGCGLADPQMDMKAPTYVEQIEPKADNNLGSPGSLFGKGSNPLFSDNKAMNVNDIVTIIIKEDTSQSSKASKSTNKSSNANLNSGVFAGLLSSLNKSADIGFQTKNNSDFSGSGQASRNEKFQTTISARVIKVLANGNYFIEGKRQLLINGEKQIVQISGVIRPYDITGQNTIESKYIADAKILYSTQGEIDKATKKPWGTKAVETIWPF
- a CDS encoding AtpZ/AtpI family protein, with product MHNEENKRAKKVKSVIDAANHLSLGISIVVAVLIGVGLGLLLAKIYKPLFFVGLAFGIAAAISNVYKAYKLLLKINEDDKK